In a single window of the Streptomyces sp. NBC_00285 genome:
- a CDS encoding pectate lyase family protein, with product MRTHPPRTHAQRSALAVGAAALATAAALVVPQPAGAAETSPIGFGAGTTGGGSASAVTVSTLSAFKTAVTGSTAKVVKVSGLITLSGSVDVGSNTTVLGVGSSSGFTGGGLRLKKVTNVVVRNLNISKPLAPADGIEVQASTKVWIDHNSFSADRDHDKDYYDGLLDINHASDNVTVSWNTFKDHFKGSLVGHSDNNASQDTGHLKVTYHHNWFNNVNSRIPSLRFGTGHFYDNYVVGAETAVHSRMGAQMLVENNVFRSTGVAVTTNRNSDVDGYANLRGNDLGGAATEISRVGTFTTAPYGYTAEPASSVVASVTGGAGTGKL from the coding sequence ATGCGTACTCACCCCCCACGTACACACGCGCAAAGATCCGCCCTGGCCGTCGGTGCGGCCGCGCTCGCGACGGCTGCGGCACTGGTCGTCCCGCAGCCGGCCGGGGCCGCCGAGACCTCCCCCATCGGTTTCGGCGCCGGAACCACCGGCGGCGGCAGCGCTTCCGCGGTCACCGTCTCCACGCTGAGTGCCTTCAAGACCGCCGTCACCGGCAGCACGGCGAAGGTCGTCAAGGTCAGCGGCCTGATCACCCTGAGCGGCTCGGTCGACGTCGGCTCCAACACCACGGTGCTGGGCGTGGGTTCCTCGTCCGGGTTCACCGGCGGCGGGCTGCGGCTGAAGAAGGTCACGAATGTCGTCGTCCGCAACCTGAACATCAGCAAGCCGCTCGCACCCGCCGACGGCATCGAGGTGCAGGCCTCGACGAAGGTGTGGATCGACCACAACTCCTTCTCGGCGGACCGCGATCACGACAAGGACTACTACGACGGCCTGTTGGACATCAACCACGCCTCGGACAACGTGACGGTGTCCTGGAACACCTTCAAGGACCACTTCAAGGGCTCGCTCGTCGGCCACAGCGACAACAACGCGAGCCAGGACACCGGCCATCTGAAGGTGACCTACCACCACAACTGGTTCAACAACGTCAACTCGCGCATCCCCAGTCTGCGCTTCGGCACCGGGCACTTCTACGACAACTACGTCGTCGGGGCCGAGACAGCCGTCCACTCGCGCATGGGCGCCCAGATGCTCGTGGAGAACAACGTCTTCCGGAGCACCGGAGTCGCTGTCACCACGAACCGGAACAGTGACGTCGACGGTTACGCCAACCTGCGCGGCAACGATCTCGGCGGAGCCGCCACCGAGATCTCGCGGGTCGGCACCTTCACCACTGCCCCGTACGGCTACACCGCCGAGCCCGCCTCCTCCGTCGTCGCCTCGGTGACGGGCGGCGCGGGCACCGGAAAGCTCTGA
- a CDS encoding integrase core domain-containing protein: MLLRLAYLAATNTFALLRLLPMNDRDKDIEILALRHQLLVLQCQVGKPTFTDTDRAVLAGLLHHLPVNKLQHLLLLVRPETLLRWHRDLLKRRHVVTCVPKRRGRPRTPGSVRVLVLRLAHENTSWGYRRIHGELAAMGITVAASTVWEILKGHGIPPAPERHNSTWADFLRGQADALLACDFFETRTLTGARLFVFAVIEHSTRRIRILGATAHPTARWVVQLGRNLVMDLEEPGCRARFMIRDRDSKFTKAFDEVLADAGLKVITTGIRVPRMNSIMERWIQTCRYELLDRTLIWNQRHLMHALREFETFYNGHRPHRALGQAAPLRPLSEPISLTEQTTHLEVRRRDRLGGTLHEYRHAA; the protein is encoded by the coding sequence GTGCTGCTACGCCTGGCCTATCTTGCGGCCACCAACACCTTCGCGCTCCTGCGCCTGCTGCCGATGAACGATCGGGACAAAGACATCGAGATCCTTGCCCTCCGTCACCAACTGCTCGTCCTTCAGTGCCAGGTCGGCAAGCCCACGTTCACCGATACTGACCGAGCAGTCCTCGCCGGCCTGCTCCACCACCTCCCGGTGAACAAGTTGCAGCACCTGCTCCTCCTGGTACGCCCGGAGACCCTCCTGCGCTGGCACCGTGACCTGCTCAAACGGCGCCATGTCGTGACCTGCGTGCCCAAGCGACGCGGGCGTCCGCGCACCCCAGGCTCCGTCCGCGTGCTGGTCCTGCGCCTCGCGCACGAGAACACCTCATGGGGCTACCGCAGAATCCACGGCGAACTCGCAGCGATGGGCATCACGGTCGCGGCCTCCACCGTCTGGGAGATCCTCAAGGGGCACGGCATCCCGCCCGCTCCCGAACGACACAACTCGACCTGGGCCGACTTCTTGCGCGGTCAAGCCGACGCCCTGCTCGCCTGCGACTTCTTCGAGACCCGAACCCTGACCGGGGCCCGCCTGTTCGTCTTCGCCGTCATCGAGCACTCCACCCGGCGCATCCGGATCCTCGGCGCCACCGCGCACCCCACTGCGCGATGGGTCGTGCAACTCGGCCGCAACCTCGTCATGGATCTCGAAGAGCCGGGCTGCAGGGCCAGGTTCATGATCCGCGATCGCGACTCGAAGTTTACGAAGGCCTTCGACGAAGTGCTGGCCGACGCCGGCCTCAAGGTCATCACCACCGGTATCCGAGTACCGCGGATGAACTCCATCATGGAGCGATGGATACAAACCTGCCGGTACGAACTCCTGGACAGGACCTTGATCTGGAACCAGAGGCACCTCATGCACGCGCTTCGCGAGTTCGAGACCTTCTACAACGGGCACCGCCCGCACCGAGCCCTGGGCCAAGCCGCGCCGCTCCGTCCACTGTCCGAACCAATCAGCCTGACAGAGCAGACCACGCACCTTGAAGTCCGCCGACGAGACCGACTCGGCGGAACCCTCCACGAGTACCGACATGCCGCTTGA
- a CDS encoding extracellular catalytic domain type 1 short-chain-length polyhydroxyalkanoate depolymerase, translating to MSTTPRTTTSRPLSSVLLALLSLLAAAFLTAPAASARTEAVPTATLTEVTGFGTNPSNLQMYLYVPDNVTAHPAVVVAVHYCTGSGPAMYNGTEWAQLANTYGFVVIYPSVTRSSKCFDVSSPQALKRGGGSDPVGIKSMIDWTVNAYSADTGRIYATGISSGAMMTNVLLGDYPDVFAAGAAFSGVSFGCFATTDGSEWNSACSGGTITHTPQEWGDLVRGAYPGYTGARPRMQVWHGTEDDVLRYPNFGEEIKQWTNVLGVGQTPAATDSPVAGWTRTRYGATGDRAPVEAISLQGVGHNLYANGMAARALTFFGLDSSGPAPQPPPGACKVTATTNAWNTGLTASVTLTNTGTTTIGSWQLAFTLPAGQVITNGWGATYAPASGAVTATNASYNGTIAPNASVSIGYQATHSGNSAAPGAFTLNGKACT from the coding sequence GTGTCCACCACCCCCCGCACCACGACGAGCAGACCGCTGAGTTCGGTGCTGCTGGCCCTGCTGTCGTTACTGGCGGCAGCCTTCCTCACCGCGCCCGCGGCTTCGGCCCGCACCGAGGCGGTCCCCACCGCGACCCTCACCGAGGTGACCGGTTTCGGCACGAACCCCAGCAACCTCCAGATGTACCTGTACGTGCCGGACAACGTCACCGCGCACCCCGCGGTCGTGGTGGCCGTGCACTACTGCACCGGTTCCGGCCCGGCCATGTACAACGGCACCGAGTGGGCCCAACTGGCCAACACCTACGGCTTCGTGGTGATCTACCCCTCGGTCACCCGGTCCAGCAAGTGCTTCGACGTGTCCTCGCCCCAGGCCCTGAAACGGGGCGGCGGCAGCGACCCCGTCGGCATCAAGTCGATGATCGACTGGACGGTGAACGCCTACTCCGCCGACACCGGCAGGATCTACGCCACCGGCATCTCCTCCGGCGCGATGATGACGAACGTCCTGCTCGGCGACTACCCGGACGTGTTCGCGGCGGGCGCGGCCTTCTCGGGCGTCTCCTTCGGCTGCTTCGCGACGACGGACGGTTCCGAGTGGAACAGCGCGTGCTCGGGAGGCACGATCACCCACACCCCGCAGGAGTGGGGCGACCTGGTCCGCGGCGCCTACCCCGGCTACACCGGTGCCCGGCCCCGTATGCAGGTGTGGCACGGCACCGAGGACGACGTGCTGCGCTACCCCAACTTCGGGGAGGAGATCAAGCAGTGGACCAACGTCCTCGGCGTCGGCCAGACGCCCGCCGCCACCGACTCGCCCGTCGCCGGCTGGACCCGGACCCGCTACGGCGCCACCGGTGACCGGGCCCCCGTCGAGGCGATCAGCCTCCAGGGCGTCGGCCACAACCTCTACGCGAACGGCATGGCGGCCCGCGCCCTCACCTTCTTCGGCCTCGACAGCTCGGGCCCGGCACCCCAGCCCCCGCCGGGTGCCTGCAAGGTGACCGCGACGACCAACGCGTGGAACACCGGCCTGACGGCCTCCGTGACCCTCACCAACACGGGCACGACCACGATCGGCAGCTGGCAACTCGCCTTCACCCTGCCCGCCGGCCAGGTCATCACCAACGGCTGGGGTGCCACGTACGCCCCGGCGTCCGGAGCGGTGACGGCGACCAACGCGTCGTACAACGGCACGATCGCCCCCAACGCGAGCGTCTCCATCGGCTATCAGGCGACCCACAGCGGGAACAGCGCGGCGCCGGGCGCCTTCACGCTCAACGGAAAGGCCTGCACGTAG
- a CDS encoding nucleotide-binding domain-containing protein — protein MKASEIFETLLKNLKVGETATTVASRRDEITKVLNKDFRDKDGCTDYKLMVGSFGRHTAIKGVSDLDMIFILPPWIRSSYDGDTGPRRILKRVRDDLKARYKNTEIRVDQCVVRVRFTSNAFKFEVQPAFENADGSFDYPDTKAEGWKVTKPREEIVATKECNDRTSTNMRHLARMARAWKNANGVNMGGLLIDTLVYNFFDQTDDYDAAGTGSFDLMVRDFFEFLKDQPEQEYYLALGSRQRVHVKVKFQPRAKKAYNRCLEAIADEGKTSANKKWREVFGTSVPLAKSASESSRSFRDTEEFIEDEFPVDVSETVAIDCEVTQAGWRPTWLRAMRRGGILLKADKSLRFVVTHCSVEEPYTLKWKVLNRGPEAERRDKIRGQIVDSSKRGVRIEHSDFKGEHVVECYVVKDGVVVARDRIDVPIGNTSVETANVL, from the coding sequence ATGAAGGCCTCAGAGATCTTCGAAACGCTACTCAAGAACCTGAAGGTCGGGGAGACGGCCACGACGGTCGCCTCGCGCCGGGACGAGATCACGAAGGTGCTCAACAAGGACTTCCGTGACAAGGACGGTTGCACCGACTACAAGCTGATGGTCGGATCGTTCGGTCGGCACACCGCGATCAAGGGAGTGTCCGACCTCGACATGATCTTCATCCTCCCGCCCTGGATTCGGTCGAGCTACGATGGGGACACCGGCCCGCGGAGGATTCTCAAGAGGGTCCGCGATGACCTCAAGGCGCGGTACAAGAACACGGAGATCCGCGTCGACCAGTGCGTCGTCCGAGTGCGGTTCACATCCAACGCATTCAAGTTCGAGGTCCAGCCGGCATTCGAGAACGCCGACGGCAGCTTCGACTACCCGGACACGAAGGCTGAGGGCTGGAAGGTCACCAAGCCGCGCGAGGAGATCGTCGCGACCAAGGAGTGCAACGACCGCACCTCGACGAACATGCGCCACCTCGCCCGGATGGCACGGGCCTGGAAGAACGCGAACGGCGTGAACATGGGCGGCCTGCTCATCGACACCCTCGTCTACAACTTCTTCGACCAGACCGACGACTACGACGCAGCGGGCACAGGCTCGTTCGACCTCATGGTTCGCGACTTCTTCGAATTCCTCAAAGATCAGCCGGAGCAGGAGTACTACCTGGCGCTGGGCAGCCGTCAGCGGGTCCACGTTAAGGTGAAGTTCCAGCCGAGGGCGAAGAAGGCGTACAACCGATGCCTTGAGGCGATCGCCGACGAGGGCAAGACGTCCGCCAACAAGAAGTGGCGCGAGGTGTTCGGCACGTCGGTGCCGCTGGCGAAGAGCGCGAGCGAGTCGTCCCGGTCGTTCAGGGACACCGAGGAATTCATCGAGGACGAGTTTCCGGTAGACGTCTCCGAGACCGTGGCCATCGACTGCGAGGTCACACAGGCCGGATGGCGTCCGACCTGGCTCCGCGCGATGCGTCGCGGCGGGATCCTGCTCAAGGCCGACAAGAGCTTGAGGTTCGTGGTCACCCACTGCTCGGTCGAGGAGCCCTACACACTGAAGTGGAAGGTACTCAATCGTGGTCCGGAAGCCGAGCGGCGGGACAAGATCCGCGGCCAGATCGTCGACTCGAGCAAGCGGGGAGTCCGCATCGAGCACTCGGACTTCAAGGGCGAGCACGTCGTCGAGTGTTACGTCGTCAAGGACGGGGTCGTCGTCGCTCGGGACCGGATCGACGTGCCGATCGGCAACACGAGCGTAGAGACGGCGAACGTTTTGTAG
- a CDS encoding DUF1996 domain-containing protein, with product MRADHRRGRGRRNAIMAVTALLAGGGGLVAVNYAANASDVTAAAPTTRSAQTISCPDVKGRLPAVPQQAQAEVGRNLRLLDRQTAEANQRLVDTRGQGGPNFVRNAVLGPLTDKRKATIDRIAIAIGRSAARPTGLDALAACNLGLDTSGTQEASGAASQNPGGSQGAGGNAGQPGQPGQQGNGSGAAGQSNDGPTAADFVDITKVAPNVRKVRRQAGASTGVFTSRCGVNKRGQHNSDNDIVAPGVSNGAHHVHDYVGNRRVDFKSTNQSLSAQGTSCTNGDQSAYYWPVLRDTTRQGPDANALGGGAEGNKGAILVPRAVTITYQGSPTSRVVAMPRFLRIITGDAKAFTNGTKNANAHWSCTGFENRVQLTDKYPICPRGSKVVRSFAFQSCWDGRNVDSADHRSHVAFAGADGNCARGFKAIPQLTMRLIYKTPAAPNFAVDGFQGQQHNAITDHNDFINVMTDRLMRQAVFCINSGRRCG from the coding sequence ATGCGAGCAGATCACAGGCGCGGCCGAGGCCGCCGCAACGCCATCATGGCGGTCACGGCGCTCCTGGCAGGGGGCGGTGGTCTCGTAGCCGTGAACTACGCCGCCAACGCGTCCGACGTCACCGCCGCCGCTCCTACGACGCGGTCGGCCCAGACGATCAGCTGTCCGGACGTGAAGGGCAGGCTGCCGGCCGTCCCCCAGCAGGCGCAGGCCGAGGTGGGCCGGAACCTGCGGTTGCTGGACCGGCAGACCGCGGAGGCCAACCAGCGGCTGGTCGACACCCGTGGGCAAGGGGGCCCGAACTTTGTGCGGAACGCGGTCCTCGGCCCTCTGACGGACAAGAGGAAGGCGACCATCGACCGGATCGCCATCGCCATCGGGCGGTCCGCCGCCAGGCCCACAGGGCTGGACGCTCTCGCCGCCTGCAACCTCGGCCTCGACACATCCGGGACCCAGGAGGCATCCGGGGCCGCGAGCCAGAACCCCGGCGGGTCCCAGGGCGCGGGAGGCAACGCCGGACAGCCCGGACAGCCCGGACAGCAAGGAAACGGCTCCGGTGCCGCGGGGCAGAGCAACGACGGGCCCACCGCGGCCGACTTCGTGGACATCACGAAGGTGGCTCCGAACGTGCGCAAGGTGCGCCGCCAGGCCGGCGCCTCGACCGGAGTCTTCACCTCCCGATGCGGAGTCAACAAGCGGGGACAGCACAACTCGGACAACGACATCGTGGCGCCCGGTGTCAGCAACGGCGCCCACCACGTCCACGACTACGTGGGCAACCGGAGGGTGGACTTCAAATCCACCAACCAGTCCCTGAGCGCCCAGGGCACCTCCTGCACCAACGGCGACCAGTCCGCGTACTACTGGCCCGTCCTGCGGGACACCACCCGCCAGGGTCCCGACGCCAACGCCCTCGGCGGCGGCGCCGAAGGCAACAAGGGAGCCATCCTGGTGCCCAGGGCCGTCACGATCACCTACCAGGGCAGCCCCACCAGCAGGGTCGTGGCGATGCCACGCTTCCTGCGGATCATCACCGGCGACGCCAAGGCGTTCACCAACGGCACCAAGAACGCCAACGCCCACTGGAGCTGCACCGGCTTCGAGAACAGGGTCCAGCTCACCGACAAGTACCCGATCTGCCCCCGGGGCAGCAAAGTGGTGCGCAGCTTCGCCTTCCAGAGCTGCTGGGACGGCAGGAACGTCGACAGCGCCGACCACCGCAGCCACGTCGCCTTCGCCGGCGCCGACGGCAACTGCGCAAGGGGCTTCAAGGCCATCCCGCAGCTGACGATGCGGCTCATCTACAAGACCCCCGCGGCACCGAACTTCGCCGTCGACGGCTTCCAGGGACAGCAGCACAACGCCATCACCGACCACAACGACTTCATCAACGTGATGACCGACCGGCTCATGCGCCAGGCGGTCTTCTGCATCAACTCCGGGCGCCGCTGCGGCTGA
- a CDS encoding nucleotidyltransferase family protein, producing the protein MISRLPLDEQLDSLRALLSRNNVLTEVLARTATLDLPGWYVTAGCLFQTVWNVVTDRPPTSGIKDYDVFYFDEGDLSWEAENAVIKAGQKVFAGLPAEVEIRNEARVHLWYEDKFGVACPPYDSAEAAIDSFAATTCCLGVRVEADGRWRVYAPHGLSDVFNLVVRPNPVLAPRSVYESKAVRWREQWPELTVLEWPSGSVTSASPAG; encoded by the coding sequence GTGATCAGCCGACTTCCTCTCGATGAGCAACTTGACTCCCTGCGTGCGCTGCTGTCGCGTAACAATGTGCTGACGGAGGTGTTGGCGCGGACTGCGACGTTGGATCTGCCTGGGTGGTATGTGACGGCAGGGTGCTTGTTCCAGACCGTGTGGAACGTGGTCACGGATAGGCCGCCGACCAGCGGTATCAAGGATTACGACGTCTTCTACTTCGACGAGGGCGATCTGTCCTGGGAGGCGGAGAACGCCGTGATCAAGGCCGGGCAGAAGGTCTTCGCCGGCCTGCCTGCAGAGGTCGAGATCCGGAACGAGGCACGGGTTCATCTCTGGTATGAGGACAAGTTCGGAGTGGCGTGTCCGCCGTATGACTCCGCCGAGGCGGCAATCGACAGCTTCGCTGCGACGACGTGCTGTCTGGGGGTTCGTGTGGAGGCCGACGGCCGGTGGCGTGTGTATGCGCCGCACGGGCTTTCGGATGTGTTCAACCTCGTCGTTCGTCCGAACCCGGTGCTCGCTCCGCGGTCGGTCTATGAGAGCAAGGCGGTGCGGTGGCGTGAGCAGTGGCCCGAGCTGACGGTCCTGGAGTGGCCGTCCGGGAGCGTCACGTCGGCCTCGCCCGCTGGCTGA
- a CDS encoding pectate lyase encodes MTSPARPHARTRALTGAAAALGLSVGMIMTLNAPTATAATWPTANGSQAVSSTINLSGTKDYGMKRLYGTGDLGTDNQDEDQGPILNLAAGTVLKNVIIGSPAADGIHCAGSCTLQNVWWEDVGEDAATFRGSSSSNVYTVSGGGAKSASDKVFQFNGAGTLNVSNFAVQGFGTFVRSCGNCSTQYKRTINLNTIEATYSGNKLVGINTNYGDSATLKKITIVGDSGKKIVPCQKYIGNNSGKEPTTNGSGPDSTYCKFATGDITYK; translated from the coding sequence ATGACTTCTCCGGCACGTCCACACGCGCGTACACGCGCACTGACCGGCGCCGCGGCCGCACTCGGCCTCTCGGTTGGCATGATCATGACTCTCAATGCGCCGACGGCCACCGCCGCCACCTGGCCCACCGCCAACGGCAGCCAGGCGGTCTCCTCGACCATCAACCTGTCCGGCACCAAGGACTACGGGATGAAGCGCCTGTACGGCACGGGCGACCTGGGCACGGACAACCAGGACGAGGACCAGGGGCCGATCCTGAACCTCGCCGCGGGCACCGTCCTGAAGAACGTCATCATCGGCTCCCCCGCCGCCGACGGCATCCACTGCGCGGGCAGTTGCACCCTGCAGAACGTGTGGTGGGAGGACGTCGGCGAGGACGCGGCGACCTTCCGCGGCTCCTCGTCGTCCAACGTGTACACCGTCTCCGGCGGTGGCGCGAAGTCGGCGAGCGACAAGGTGTTCCAGTTCAACGGCGCCGGGACGCTCAACGTCTCCAACTTCGCGGTACAGGGCTTCGGCACCTTCGTGCGCTCCTGCGGCAACTGCTCGACGCAGTACAAGCGGACGATCAACCTCAACACCATCGAGGCGACCTACTCGGGGAACAAGCTCGTCGGCATCAACACCAACTACGGCGACAGCGCGACCCTGAAGAAGATCACGATCGTCGGCGACTCCGGTAAGAAGATCGTCCCCTGCCAGAAGTACATCGGGAACAACTCGGGCAAGGAGCCGACCACGAACGGCTCGGGACCCGACAGTACTTACTGCAAGTTCGCGACCGGCGACATCACGTACAAGTAA
- a CDS encoding ATP-binding protein, with product MDDFIGRDRELAALDRMLKRVEAGGRGGRPGKAMLIRGRRRVGKSRLVEEFIERSGLPSLFFTASAQAGAEADLRLFVEAAAESDLPGAEAVGGQSPGTWDAAFHLLVAALPDDRPSVVVFDEMPYLIKNDPGFEGTLQKFFDRELARRPVLLLCVGSDLAMMERLNDYDRPFHQRGTEMVVPPLSPADVADMLGLSPADAFDAFLVCGGLPLVLEEWPRGAGVFDYLADVVTDPTSALIVSAERSLAAEFPADAQARLVLGAIGSGERTHTLIGRAAGGLPATTLRRSLQLLGAKRVVEAVTPLSTRPSKETRYYVADPHLRFWLAFLGPYLSEIERGRGDLTLERLRRSWTAWRGRAVEPVVRDALFRMRADGLPEETGAVGGYWTRSNDPEIDIVAADRGPIAKRITAVGSVKWLENRPFDAHDLARLLVHRSQLPGANEQTPLLAVARSGVSVDGVRAVGPEELITAWR from the coding sequence GTGGACGATTTCATCGGGCGGGATCGGGAGCTCGCGGCTCTGGACCGGATGCTCAAGCGGGTCGAGGCGGGTGGCCGCGGTGGGCGGCCGGGCAAGGCGATGCTGATCCGCGGGCGGCGGCGGGTGGGGAAGTCCCGGCTCGTCGAGGAGTTCATCGAGCGCTCTGGGCTGCCCAGTCTGTTCTTCACGGCCTCGGCCCAGGCCGGAGCGGAGGCGGATCTGCGGCTGTTCGTCGAGGCGGCGGCCGAGTCTGACCTGCCCGGCGCCGAGGCGGTGGGCGGGCAGTCGCCCGGTACCTGGGACGCGGCCTTTCACCTTCTTGTCGCCGCGCTGCCGGACGACCGGCCGAGTGTCGTTGTATTCGACGAGATGCCCTATCTGATCAAGAACGATCCGGGCTTCGAGGGCACCTTGCAGAAGTTCTTCGACCGGGAACTGGCCAGGCGGCCGGTGCTGCTGCTCTGTGTCGGTTCCGACCTGGCGATGATGGAGCGGCTCAACGACTACGACCGGCCCTTCCACCAGCGCGGTACGGAAATGGTGGTGCCGCCGCTCAGCCCGGCCGATGTGGCGGACATGCTTGGACTCTCGCCGGCCGACGCGTTCGATGCCTTTCTCGTCTGTGGCGGGCTGCCTCTGGTCCTGGAGGAGTGGCCACGCGGCGCGGGGGTCTTCGACTACCTGGCCGACGTGGTGACCGATCCGACCTCGGCCCTCATCGTCAGCGCGGAGCGGTCCCTGGCCGCGGAGTTCCCGGCCGACGCCCAGGCACGCCTGGTGCTCGGGGCGATCGGCTCCGGGGAGCGGACACACACGCTGATCGGCCGGGCTGCGGGCGGCCTGCCCGCCACCACCCTGCGGCGCTCCCTGCAGCTCCTGGGTGCGAAGCGGGTGGTGGAGGCCGTCACGCCGCTGTCCACACGCCCTTCGAAGGAGACCCGCTACTACGTAGCCGATCCGCATCTGCGCTTCTGGCTGGCCTTCCTGGGGCCGTATCTGTCCGAGATCGAGCGAGGCAGGGGCGACCTGACTCTTGAGCGGCTGCGCCGGTCGTGGACGGCCTGGCGCGGGCGGGCCGTCGAGCCGGTGGTGCGGGACGCCCTGTTCAGGATGCGCGCGGACGGTCTGCCCGAGGAGACGGGCGCGGTGGGCGGCTACTGGACCCGCAGCAACGACCCCGAGATCGACATCGTCGCGGCCGACCGGGGCCCGATCGCCAAGCGCATCACGGCGGTCGGCTCCGTGAAATGGCTGGAGAACCGCCCCTTCGACGCCCACGACCTGGCCCGCCTGCTGGTTCACCGCTCGCAACTGCCCGGGGCGAACGAGCAGACCCCGCTCCTCGCGGTGGCGCGGAGCGGGGTCTCGGTGGACGGGGTGCGGGCGGTGGGGCCCGAGGAGCTCATCACCGCTTGGCGGTGA
- a CDS encoding ATP-dependent nuclease has translation MIYRHPQSQDINSAYLQRFAIGDDVLRAKISVATDATLARALERLELNLFAESDEWTRRGLGYNNALFMAAELLLLGKSELAPLLLIEEPEAHLHPQLQTRIMDLLRDKAQGPQEGGRAPVQVILTTHAPTLPRLRPSSA, from the coding sequence ATGATTTATCGGCACCCGCAGAGCCAGGACATCAACTCGGCTTACCTGCAGCGGTTCGCCATCGGCGACGACGTCCTGCGCGCCAAGATCAGCGTCGCCACCGACGCGACGCTGGCCCGCGCGCTGGAACGGCTCGAACTGAATCTCTTCGCCGAGTCCGACGAGTGGACGCGCCGCGGGCTCGGCTACAACAATGCCTTGTTCATGGCCGCAGAGCTCCTCCTGCTGGGCAAGAGCGAACTGGCACCCCTGCTGCTGATCGAGGAGCCCGAGGCGCACCTCCATCCCCAGCTCCAGACCCGGATCATGGACTTGCTCCGCGACAAGGCTCAGGGGCCGCAGGAAGGTGGCAGGGCCCCGGTCCAGGTCATCCTCACCACCCACGCCCCAACCTTGCCGCGTCTACGTCCGTCGAGTGCCTGA
- a CDS encoding integrase core domain-containing protein, translated as MIVSLVYQVARKLLAFPALLLGRDATKDAELLVLRHENAVLRRQLARPVRYEPADRLWFAALSSLIPRCRWANAFPVTPATLLAWHRRLIARKWDYSKRRARPGRPLTGRVVKALVLRLAKENPRWGCRRIQGELIRLGHPVGSTTVWEFLTAAGIDPAPRRGGPTWREFLTAQAESIIACDFLYVDLIDLRRVYALVFLEHDTRRLHIAGVTAHPTGPWAVQQARNLAIELGARVHSLRFLIRDRDAKYTESFDAVFAADDIEVVPTAPRTPRMNAHCERVIGTLRREVFDHLLIWNETHARQILDAYAQHYNRHRPHQARAQLPPLAHEHPKPMSAPTTHRLLHTRILGGVINEYRYAA; from the coding sequence GTGATCGTCTCTCTGGTGTACCAGGTGGCTCGGAAGCTGCTCGCGTTCCCGGCATTGCTGTTGGGTCGGGATGCGACCAAGGACGCGGAACTGCTTGTGCTGCGACACGAGAACGCGGTGCTGCGCAGGCAGCTCGCGAGGCCTGTGCGGTACGAGCCGGCGGATCGGCTATGGTTCGCGGCGCTGTCGTCGCTGATCCCCCGGTGCCGGTGGGCGAACGCGTTCCCGGTGACGCCCGCGACGCTGCTCGCATGGCACCGCAGGCTGATCGCTCGGAAGTGGGACTACAGCAAGCGCCGGGCCAGGCCCGGGAGACCGCTGACCGGGCGAGTGGTGAAGGCGCTGGTGCTGCGGCTGGCCAAGGAGAATCCGCGGTGGGGCTGCCGACGGATCCAGGGCGAACTCATCCGGCTGGGACACCCGGTCGGCTCGACGACGGTCTGGGAATTCCTCACAGCGGCGGGCATCGATCCAGCCCCGCGCCGGGGAGGCCCGACGTGGCGCGAGTTCCTGACCGCGCAGGCCGAGTCCATCATCGCCTGCGACTTCCTATACGTCGACCTGATCGACCTGCGCCGCGTGTACGCGCTGGTGTTCCTCGAGCACGACACACGCCGACTGCACATCGCCGGCGTGACAGCCCATCCCACCGGGCCCTGGGCGGTACAACAGGCGAGAAACCTCGCCATCGAGTTAGGTGCGCGGGTGCACTCGCTGCGCTTCCTGATTCGCGACCGGGACGCGAAGTACACCGAGTCCTTCGACGCAGTCTTCGCGGCCGACGACATCGAGGTCGTGCCGACAGCGCCTCGAACGCCCCGGATGAACGCGCACTGCGAACGGGTCATCGGAACCCTGCGGCGCGAGGTCTTCGACCACCTGCTCATATGGAACGAAACCCATGCCCGGCAGATCCTCGACGCCTACGCCCAGCACTACAACCGTCATCGCCCACACCAGGCCCGGGCACAGCTCCCTCCCCTTGCCCACGAACACCCGAAGCCCATGAGCGCTCCGACTACTCACCGGCTCCTGCACACCCGAATACTCGGCGGCGTGATCAACGAGTACAGATACGCCGCCTGA